In Silvanigrella paludirubra, the following are encoded in one genomic region:
- the rpsP gene encoding 30S ribosomal protein S16, whose product MPNKWLSPLRSSHMALKFRLQRFGCKGRPFYHVVVTDSRNARNGRFIERVGHYNPMTELSVVEFKTDRMAHWYGVGCRPTDTVATLLKIKKVDLSALAKSQG is encoded by the coding sequence GTGCCCAATAAATGGCTTAGCCCATTAAGGAGTTCTCATATGGCTTTAAAATTTAGACTTCAACGCTTTGGCTGCAAAGGTCGTCCTTTTTACCACGTTGTTGTTACAGACTCTCGTAATGCGCGCAACGGCCGTTTTATTGAGCGCGTAGGTCACTATAATCCAATGACTGAGCTTTCTGTAGTAGAATTCAAAACTGACAGAATGGCTCACTGGTACGGAGTAGGCTGCCGCCCAACAGATACCGTAGCAACTCTTCTTAAAATTAAGAAAGTTGACTTAAGCGCTCTTGCAAAGAGCCAAGGATAA
- the rpsT gene encoding 30S ribosomal protein S20: MANHVSSEKRARQTEVRRLRNRANMSTMKTSVKKVLDAVQKKDFSQIDALLRDAQSAIAKTRQKGTIHKNNMARRISRLNAFVNKARKA; this comes from the coding sequence ATGGCTAATCATGTTTCTTCTGAAAAACGCGCACGTCAAACTGAAGTACGTCGCCTACGCAACCGTGCTAATATGAGCACAATGAAAACATCAGTAAAAAAAGTACTTGATGCTGTTCAAAAGAAAGACTTTTCTCAAATTGACGCTCTTTTAAGAGACGCTCAATCTGCAATTGCAAAAACACGCCAAAAAGGCACAATCCACAAAAACAATATGGCACGCCGTATTAGTAGATTGAATGCTTTTGTAAATAAAGCACGTAAAGCTTAG